A stretch of Spirochaeta cellobiosiphila DSM 17781 DNA encodes these proteins:
- a CDS encoding ComF family protein, which yields MKIDIFPQYCELCGSLIDIGTHFCDGCAIPNGIFRNNFCKNCGIILPSPLMKKCSSCSDSSNYNTYFLMSYEGSIKLIIQAFKNVKEDRYCKYLADLFIRLSPWIYSYDIIIPAPSKRNILTKKGSFIDITKYMAKHFDLNIVYLLKKIKNTQQKKLSLQNRHRNLISVDKYKIQKYMKYTNKRICIIDDIYTTGNTIKQCVSALKSIGFNNIDVITLCRD from the coding sequence ATGAAAATTGATATTTTCCCCCAATACTGTGAACTTTGTGGATCTTTGATAGATATAGGCACACACTTTTGTGATGGTTGTGCTATTCCCAATGGGATATTTAGAAATAACTTTTGTAAGAATTGTGGTATTATATTGCCTAGTCCATTGATGAAAAAATGTAGTTCCTGTTCTGATAGCAGCAACTATAATACTTACTTTCTAATGTCTTATGAAGGGAGTATAAAATTGATAATACAAGCATTTAAAAACGTAAAAGAGGATAGATATTGTAAGTATCTGGCTGATTTATTTATTAGGCTCAGTCCTTGGATTTATTCATATGACATCATTATTCCAGCACCTTCAAAAAGAAATATACTAACTAAGAAAGGTAGCTTTATAGACATAACTAAGTACATGGCTAAGCATTTTGATCTGAATATAGTATACTTACTTAAGAAAATAAAAAATACTCAGCAGAAAAAACTAAGCCTTCAAAATCGTCATAGAAACTTGATATCTGTTGATAAGTACAAAATTCAAAAATATATGAAATACACTAACAAGAGAATATGTATAATTGATGATATTTATACAACAGGTAATACCATAAAACAATGTGTGTCAGCATTAAAATCCATTGGGTTTAATAATATTGACGTGATTACACTTTGCCGCGACTAA